GGTCTTACAGTATCGTTTTTACTTATATTCTCAACTTTTATCAAATCGGCCAGTGGTTTTACGGGCTTGCCTGTATCCACAAACTTAAGGGTCCTGAGCATCTGTTTTATCAATTGCAAATCACCCTCGTCTACCTTTCCATAGCGTACCATTCTATCATTTCCTCCCAGGGTATTGCACTGGTTAATTGGTTTCTCTCTGCCAGACTTATCGAAACATTTTAGTTGATGGTCGCTTATCTGTACCTGAACAAAAATAAAGCCGTCAGCTGTCCAGTTCTTTTTCGGCATCTTTTCAGGTTTGAGATAGTACCCCCATACTTCGCCATCGTTGAGCTGATAAGCTTTCGTCTCAGAAGAGTCTAACTGAAAGGGAATTGGAAGGTTGTTTTCAGCATCACTAAGACTAATGGTAGCTCCGGCCGGCCCATCCACACCCAGCCCTTTGGGGTAAAATGAAAGGTGCGAGACCCGAGCGTCTTCATGAATCATAAGGGGGAGCTTAAATCCATTATCAAATTCCTTACTATAAATGTTAATTACCGGTATATCAGGATTTTGAGTACTCTCTATCACCCTCCACTGTTCAGGGTATTCTACACTGATCCGGTAATGATTATTTTTATACGATTGCCAGTCATATGTACGATCCACCACCTGCCCTCCTTCTGATAATTTTAGTGTTTGTGAATCCGGAGCGTTTAAACCAGACTGCTCAGAGTTGGTTTGCTGAGTAGCCACATCACATGCATAAATATGTAACAATCCAATTACTAACATTAAATACTTTCTCATACTATCCTGTGAATTTTTTTCCTCATAGTGTGATCAGGTCAACAACTCTCACCCTAGCTTTCGCATTATTTCTGTCTCCTTACATTCCAATCGACAAGTAACAACCCTACTCCTACAATAACCCCTGCAAGCATAATTCTAAAGGCCCAGGCATACGCATATTCATAATTGCTTTCCAGAAGCACCTCCGGAACGAACAAGGCAAAAACTAAAAAAAGTAATACCGTTATCCGTACAAATAAATATCCTGAAGCTTTCATATCGTTGTCCTGGTGGAGATATAAAGTAAAGTGCATATTTCATACCATAGACATGGCTACAGCCAGGTTATCTAACTCCTCTGGCAGAGAGTATAGCTACCGTTGCACCAATAACGGCAAGAAAAACAAAAGATATCCTCAGGTCGGATGCGCCGGCAATCAGCCCGATGATGGGCGGACCAATCAAAAATCCGAAGAAGCCGAGTGTGGAGACCGAGGCTAATGCTACTCCGGGAGATTGTGTTCTGGATTTACCTGCCACACTGAATACAAGAGGAACAACAGAAGATACACCTATTCCTACTATGAAAAATCCGATTATCGCGGAAATAAAGTATGGAAGAAATACTACAACGAGCAAACCGAAAGCCGTTAAGGAACCACTTACCACAAGTACCTTTTTTAAACCGTGGCGATGAACGAGGGTATCAGCTACAAAACGGGTACCAGCCATTGAAATCATAAAAGCCGTGTACCCTATTCCAATCCAATTTTCTTCAACAGCAATTATTTTCTTAAAATACACTCCACTCCAGTCAAACATAGCTCCTTCGCACATCATAGAAAAAAATGCAATTACGCCAAGTACCATTAAAGACCGGTCAGGAAGCGAGAAAAGAGGTTTATCTGTATCAGTATTTACATCTGCATGAAGAAGGTACCTGAAACTGTATAACAGTACCCCGACAATAGCGGCAGCTATGATTATGTAATGTATAGCAGGCGGGATGGAAAGTGCAATCATCAAAGCCCCCGTTCCGGCCCCCGCAAAGCCTGCCAGACTCCACATCCCATGGAATTTAGCCATTATATTGCGGTTGTAAGCTGACTCTACACCAACTGCCTGGGTATTAACCGAGATATTCAGCATGTTACCTATTAATCCAAAAATGAACAAAGCGGCAATAAGAAGCACAACGTTGTATGATAATCCAATACAGATAAGCGATAACCCATAAGTCAGGGCAGCAGCCATTACCACCCGGCGGCTGCCAAACCTAGCTACAAGAAACCCTGAAAGCGGTAACGAAACCAAAGAGCCTACTGGCAACGCAAACAAAATACCTCCAAGCTCGGCCTCCGAAAGATTCAATACATGCTGTATAGTTGGTATTCTCGAGGCCCAGCTTGCAAAACATAGGCCGTAACAAAAGAAAATCAGGCTAATGGCAATACGGGAGCGTCTGATAGGTGGCATACTTAATAACTATTTGCGTATAGGTATTGAACTGCCTCGTCCCAGTCATTTACTCTCACATCGTAATCGACTGTCATATTATGACCTGAGGTATAGAGTATACCCCTGCCTTTACAATAGTTCAGGTTCTTAAGGTGGTCATCAATCATAAAGTCTGTATCCACCACACTTTTATCACCACAAAAAATAATATTCTTCCAACCTATAAAAGGGAAGTGCTCCTTCAGCCATTCGTATTTCTCATACAGCGACTGGGGAAACTCCATGGCTGCGGAAACTATGTAGACATCAAAATCATTCCATAACTTTTCAACTGCCTCCTGCGCACCGGGAATGACCCGGGCTGTACGGAAAAACCCCGGCTCAAAAAGCAACTGCCTCAACTTATCACGTTCAGGAAAAGCTTCACCCTCAGGCACGCCTTTCATCGATTCTCTTTGCACCAATACCCCATGTTTTTTATGATACCATTCGATCATTTGATGCTCAATATCTGCGATGACATGATCCATATCTATGGCTATTGATTTTTTTATTTCAGGCATAGTAATTTTGTTTATGCAATCTTTTACTTCAAAAGTATTTTAATTATTGCATATTATTGCAAAACATACAGCATAAAATTGCAAAAAATATGTTAAAAGAAGAGCGTTTCAAGTATATCCTCAACAGGCTTAATACGGAGAACAAGGTACTACTCAACCAGCTTAGTGATGAGTTGAACGTTTCCACGGACACTATCCGCAGGGACATTAAGGAGCTGGACGACCAGGGGTTGCTTAAGGCGGTCCGTGGCGGGGCTATACCTCATTCACCGGTCCCGCATAATTTCAGGGACCGTATCGGCTATAACAGCGAATCGAAGCAGATCATAGCTCAAAAGGCCCTGCCCCTGCTCCACAACGGCCAGGTAGTGATCTTTGATGGAGGGACCTCGGCCCTGGCCGTAGCCAGTATATTACCCGAAGATTTGAAAATTACGGTAATCACCAACAGCTTCCCAATAGTGACTATGCTGGAGGATCACAAAAATGCAGAGGTACTGTTTGCCGGGGGAAGACTGTTTAAGCGCTCGTTTGTTACTACCGGCCACGAAACCCTGCGTTTTTTCAAAAACATAAGAGCTGACCTGTGCCTGCTGGGCATTTGCAGTATTCATTCGTCGCTGGGAGTTACTACTCCTGACTTTGAAGAAAGCGAGGTAAAGAAGGTTATGATCAACAACTCACAGGAAGTAATAGCGCTCTCTTCCATTGAAAAACTGGAAACCGTGGAACCGTACTACATCTGCCCGACTGACGATATAGGTACCATCATAACCAACCAGCCGGATGAGCCGAAACTAAAGCCTTATATTGGGGCGGGAGTAAAGATATTTTAAGCTAAACCGACCTGTTGGAAACTGTAATTGATCGGGTAATCCATAGAATATAAAAAATTAAATACTATTTTCCGGCCAAATAAAATCAACATATGGAATTAGCCCTTCTGGATTACATCATTATTGCCGCATTTTTCCTGCTCTCACTTGCTGTTGGTCTGAAATTCAGAAAGCAGGCTGGTAAAGATATCAGCTCCTTCTTTTTAGGAGGGCGTAACCTGCCGTGGTACATTGCCGGTATTTCCATGGTGGCCACCACCTTTGCCGCAGATACTCCCCTGGCAGTAACTGAGCTGGTGGCGCAGAATGGAATTGCCGGTAACTGGCTCTGGTGGAATATGCTTGCGGGCGGTATGCTGACCACTTTCTTCTTTGCCAAATACTGGAGACGGGCAGAAGTTTTAACTGATATCGAGTTCATCGAAATGCGATACAGTGGCAAACCTGCCAGCTTCCTCCGGGGCTTCAGGGCTTTATATTTTGGTGTATTTATGAACGTGCTTATTATCGGCTGGGTAAATGTTGCCCTGATGTCGTTATTGAAGGTTTTTTTTGATATACCAGAAAACCAGCTTTTATGGTATGTTGCCGGCGCTATGGTGATTGTAGTTATCTACTCAGCCATGTCCGGCTTACTTGGTGTGGCTTTTACAGATGTTATTCAGTTTGTTATTGCTATGACTGGCAGTATAATTCTGGCTTTCCTGGTGCTGAATTCTGACCGGATCGGTGGCATGGATGGCTTAAAAGCCAATCTACCGGAAGGTACATTGGATTTCTTTCCTCATGTGGGAAGCCAGGGTAGCGGAAGCATGCTGGCGCTTGGACTGGGAAGCTTTCTGGCCTTCATCGGCTTTCAGTGGTGGGCAAGCTGGTACCCCGGGGCTGAACCTGGTGGTGGTGGCTATATTGCCCAACGCATGATGAGTACAAAAACCGAAAAGGACGCTGTTTATTCTACCCTGTTTTTCCAAATTGCACATTACTGCATTCGTCCCTGGCCCTGGATAATCGTGGCGCTTTGTGCCATGTTGCTATACCCGGAGCTTAGCGCTGCCGACAGTAAGCTGGGCTATGTTATGGCTATGAAAGAGTTTTTGCCAACAGGTCTTAAAGGACTTCTTCTGGTGGCCTTTTTTGCAGCTTATATGAGTACCATCTCAACCCAACTGAACTGGGGCACCAGCTATCTGATCAATGATTTTTATAAAAGGTTTATTAACCCTGAAGCTCAGCAGAAACAATTTGTACAGGCCTCACGCTTAGGTACGCTACTATTGATGCTCATCGCCTTATTCGTTACGTCACTTATCGGCACTATTTCGGGTGTGTGGGCATTTATCATTGAGTGCGGAGCAGGCCTGGGGCTAGTCATGATATTGCGCTGGTACTGGTGGCGCATCAATGCATGGAGCGAAATTGTAGCTACAGTAGCACCATTTGTTGCTTATGGGCTGGCAAAATTCGTTTTTGTGCAGTTTGATGAAGCCTGGGGAAAAGGTATTGGCGAAGACCCCAGAAGCTTTTTTTTCACTATTGCTTTTACCACGGTAGCATGGATCATCGCCACCTACACCACTAAACCTACGGATGAAACTCATTTGCGAAAATTCTTCGATAAGATCCGGCCTGATGGCAACTGGGCTCCCTTCCGCGAATCTGTTAACAGAAGCAGGCTCATAAAACTTGGCATCTGCTGGTTCAGCGCTATCGTGATGGCTTATAGCGCATTATTCCTAACAGGAAGTTTCATTTTCAAAGCCTGGAATGAAGGGCTGATGTATACAGGGGTATTTGTGGTTTCTCTTTTAGTACTAAGATTTGCCGCAGGGAAGGTGCATATTTTTTCTGACCGTACCGAGTGAATTAGTGATAAATGGAGGCTTCTCTGATATTTCCAGAGTACTAAATGAAGGGACTAAAAAGTTTGTATTTTGTGTAAAAGGCATGGAATTATGCTTTCCATTTTGCAGGGTCTCTCCTATTGTCAAACGAAGTGATAAGCTCTATTTTATCTTTCTTTACCTGATAATAAAGATTAATCTGTTTATTTATTACACACCTTCTTACTTGTTTCCTTTTACCTGATGTAGGGTCTTATTGAGATAAGTTCAAGTATTGATTGTAAACGATCATTAAACTTCTTTATGGTTTTATTTCCCCATTTGTCTGCTAAGTAGTTAAGTAAATTAAGATAGTCTTGCTTGGAGCGGGCGACCACTCGATCGGTTTACTCATAACTTGAATTTTTCCCGAATCTCTTTCATTACCTGCTCATGAGGAATGCCTTCTCCTCGGTTCAGTTGATCCAGTCCTTCATCAATAGCTAACTGTTCCTCTTTACTGATTTCATCCCACCAATGCATTTCTCTAGACTTTTTTAAAATAATAAACTCTTTTAATATCTTGGGGTCATTCAATCCCGCCAACCATTCTAATAAATTAAGTTTCTCAGCTCGTAGGTCCATGGATAATCTATTTTTTACAAAACAACAATTTCTATTTATTTTTTATCTCATCTCATGGGTATTACTTATTTATGAACAAAGTTTTCACCTCTTGATTAACCTTTCTATTTCTTAAATAATTTTTCAATTTTAATTTTAAGCACAAAGCGTCCACGATTCCTACTGTTAAGCTTCTACAAATCTGACTTCTCTATAAGAGTCTAAAATGCAAAAAAGGCCAGTCCTTGCGAACCGGCCTTTAACCTGACTTTAAAATCTATCAGTTTTAGTTCTGCGGATAGATCAAATCAAACCTGTCAAGTTTCATTACTTTGTCCCAGGCAGCAACGAAATCGTGAACGAATTTTTCTTTGGCATCAGTGCTTGCATACACTTCAGCCAATGCTCTAAGCTCTGAATTAGAACCGAAGATCAAATCCGCACGGGTTGCAGTGTACTTCACCTCGCCTGTTTTTCTGTCTTTGCCTTCAAACTTTTCTTTTGTGTCATCTACTGCACTCCATTCAGTACTCATATCCAAAAGATTAACAAAGAAATCATTGGTGAGCGCCTCTTTCTTTTCAGAGAATATTCCATGCTTTGAACCATCATAATTAGCACCCATTGCTCGCATTCCCCCTACCAGTACAGTCATTTCAGGAGCTGTCAGGGTCAATAACTGCGCTTTGTCAATCAGTAACTCTTCCGTAGAGATGGTATACCTTGTTTTCAGGTAATTGCGGAAACCGTCGGCCATAGGCTCAAGCAGATTGAATGACTCTATATCGGTTTGCTCCTGAGTGGCATCCATACGTCCGGGGATAAAGGGTACCTTAACTGAGTATCCCGCATTTGCAGCGGCTTTTTCCACACCTGCAGTACCTGCCAATACGATGAGGTCAGCCATGGAAACTTTCTTGCTGCCTGACTTTGCATTAAAATCCTTCTGAATATTTTCCAATACACCCAGCACTTTAGCCAGTTGCTCAGGGTTGTTCACTTCCCAGTCTTTCTGAGGAGCCAAACGAATTCGTGCACCATTGGCACCACCTCTTCTGTCTGACCCTCTGTAGGTAGAAGCCGAGGCCCATGCTGTAGTAACCATTTCACTGATCGATAAATCTGAGTTTAGTATCTGCGACTTTAAATTTGCAATATCTTTTGAGTTTATCAATTCATGATTAACCGCAGGTATCGGGTCTTGCCAGATCAGATCTTCTGTAGGGGATTCCGGTCCTAAATAAGTGGTTTTAGGCCCCATGTCCCTATGAGTGAGTTTGAACCATGCCCTGGCAAAAGCATCATTAAACAGTTCTGGGTTTTCGTAAAATTTCCTGGATATCTTTTCAAAACCTGGATCCATCCTTAAGGACAAATCGGTGGTGAACATGGTAGGCTTATGGGTTTTTCCTTGCTCATAAGCATCAGGTACCATCATTTTAGGCTCACCCTTGGCTACCCACTGATGTCCGCCGGCAGGGCTTTTTGTAAGTTCCCATTCGTTTTCAAACAAGCTAAAGAAGAACATGTGGCTCCATTTGGTAGGAGTGGCTGTCCAGGTTACTTCCAAACCAGAAGTTATAGCATCGGCACCTTTTCCTGATTTGTATTTGCTCTTCCATCCAAATCCCTGTTCTTCAATACCTGCGGCTTCTGGCTCTGCCCCAACATTAGAAGCTGGTCCTGCTCCGTGTGCCTTGCCCAGAGTGTGCCCTCCTGCTATTAAAGCTACGGTTTCTTCATCATTCATTCCCATTCTGCCAAAAGTTGCCCGAATGTCTTCAGCAGCAAGTAGCGGGTCAGGGTTGCCGTTAGGGCCTTCAGGATTTACGTAGATCAATCCCATCTGTACTGCAGCCAGAGGGTTTTCCAGTTCTCTGTCCCCTGAATACCTCTCGCTGTCGGCCAGCCATTTTCCTTCGGCACCCCAATATACATCTATTTCAGGTTCCCATACATCTTCTCTTCCTCCGGCAAAACCGAACGTTTTGAATCCCATGTCTTCAAGCGCCACATTCCCTGTCAGCACCATCAAATCGGCCCATGAGATTTTGTTGCCATACTTTTGCTTAACAGGCCAGATCAGGCGCCTGGCTTTATCCAGGTTAGCATTATCGGGCCAACTGTTAAGCGGGGCAAAGCGTTGCTGACCTGCACGCGAACCTCCACGGCCATCGGCAGAGCGGTAAGTACCGGCGCTATGCCACGCCATTCTGATGAATAAACCGCCATAATGACCAAAATCGGCAGGCCACCAATCCTGAGAATCAGTCAATACTTTTCTGATGTCGCTTTTTACTGAGTCATAAGGCAGGCTGTTGAATGCTTCAATGTAGTTAAAATCTTCTTCCATCGGGTCGGACAGGGAAGAGTTTTGGCGAAGTATGCTCAGGTTCAGTTGATTCGGCCACCAGTCGCTATTGCTGTTGGCGTTCATGTTTGACCTGCTCTTTTTAGTGGCTCCGGATTTTCCGTCGACTTCAGCCACCTTTTCCACCTCCTGTGTGGGTTTTTCCTGGCAAGCCGTCATTACTGCTCCCAGTGCAAACAACACATAAAATGTAAGTGTCTTTTTCATATGCTTCAAGGTTGAAATAAGTTTGTTAAAATTTATACAAGTTTAACAGCTTGTCACCTCTCAGATAAGCGAAAAAGATCGATTTTATTGATAGCGATATTGAGGTTTTCAATCAAGTCATTTCAGGGCAGGTGATGAGCCGGTTAACTGGTTGATTTACCGGGAGTAGTATTGGTAAATATTGGTATTGGTTGAGGAGTGATTGGTAAAAGGTGAAGGGGAAATTCGTAAAAGAGTGACCGGTGATCGGTGGTTTTTAGAACAAAAAACATTTCGTCCTATGTTTGAAGGAGGAAATTAGAAAGGTTAAATTAGATTATCTTTAACCTCGAAAAGAAAGGAGAAAGGAAAAGACTATAGATCGTCATTCTGAAACTTTCTTTCTATAAATAGATTATCACTGCCGAACTGCATAGAAAATATTCAGAATCTCTCGAAGCAGGGGCAGTATATAACCATGGACTACACACTTAATTATGGGATCCAGAAGTTAGAAGTTAAGGTGCCCGCTAAGCCTGACCCGCATAATATCAAAGGTATGCAGCTCAAATCGTGGTGTTATCTTCGAGAGATATCCGCTGGGAAGAAGATGGCTAGAAGCTGCAACAGTGCCAGACATTTTGCAATACTCATACATTCAAGGCCTGAATATATCATTAAGTTCTTCTCCCAAAACAAAGATAAACTTGTCTCCATTTCTGATTATGGCTAATGTGTCACTATCCTGATTTTTAAAAAGAGAGTCCCCTACTTGAATAAATCTATTCAAATAAAATGGAGTATAAAGATTATTTCGAGCATAAGGAAGTTTGAATTCATAACCATTATCAATCTCCACATATGCGACGGATTGACTCGCTCCGGTAGCTATTACCCTGCCTTGTAAGGATGATCTTTTACCTATAAGAGGATATTTTGTTTCTTTGGAATGGCTACCAAAAACCAGTAGTACCATTGCTATGACAGTAAATACTGCCATAGTCTTAAACAGTAATCGGATATCTTTAGTATTTCTTAGCATACTCAGACATCAAGTGCATGGATTAAAACGTGCATATTGAATCATAGTTAGCTTCAATATTACTTCAGCTTCAATACCTTCTTAAGCTCACGTTTCTTCAAATCAAGCAGGCCGGCTTCCGGTAAGCGCTCTGTTAGTTCTCGCCAGTTTTCATTTTCTCTGAAAATGCGCTTAAATATGGGTAAGGCCTCCTCCAGTCTGTCGTTGTTGGCAAGGGCCACGGCTTTCCAGTATTGCATTTCGAGGTTTTCGGGAAACATAGATTCGGCTTTGCCATACTCCTGCAAGGCAAGCGACATATCCCCTACTTCTACAGCCAGATCTCCTTTATTCATGTGCTCATAGGCCCTGTATATCTTGAGCAATCTTTTGAGCTCAACAAGCGGTTCCTCATTATCATCCACTCTCAGGTCGATCATGGGGTCATTCCAGGGATTTTCTTCCGGCTTTCCTTTCACTACCAGCAATGCTGCCGACTGCCTTCCCCGGATATCACCACCTGCCTCCTCTCCTGCTTCAAGTGCTATCAGCACCCGTTCAGCTAACGGCAGTTTTCTGCTCTTCTCAAATGCAGCAGCCATGGCCGGCCATACATCCTTATTCAGCATCATATTGGCTTGTACAGAATAGTTGTCCCCCTGCTGATGCCCGGCATATTTAATACAGTTTTCTCCTGTATGCGTGGCAACATTGCCTCTGGCATCCATAATGGCCACTTGCCTTACCTCCCGGCCTTCATCTGATTTCAGCAAAATTTTGAGTGCCTGTTCAGCAGTTTTGCCGTTCTTCAGAAGCTCAAGTCCTCTTATTCCAAATGATTTATTCACAAAGGATTGTGTAGCTATCACACCCACACCAGCCTCGCCCCAGCTTACCGCAGTACCTACCGAAAACCAGTGGCTTTGGACACCAACGGCCATTTCACCGGTATCAGGGTCGCGGGCTACGATAGAATATGTATGTGCAAACGGCTCCTTTTGGAGATATAACTGAGATGCTACTGGTCGAACCATAAACAACAAGAGCAATGAGGTTATAAGCTTTAACATGTTAACGATTTTGATGCTCAATATACTTAAAAGTTAAGGAATTTTGCCTTTAAATATCAAACAATCGGGCCTCTGATGCATGTACCCCCCCCAGGCACAGAATTTATATTACTTTGTTTATATCGAGAATACATAATTAATGTATTTTAAATATATTTTTCATACCTACTTTAGCTTGAGATTTCTTTATTTCGCAAGAAGTATGCACATCCAAAAAAACGTATCCCTTAAATCTTTGAATACTTTCGGACTGGAAGCCAATGCGAGAGTATTTGTTGAAGTAAAGTCCATCGACGAATTGCAGGAAACTCTCCGGTCTGAAACTGCCCGAGACAATGACCTGCTTGTTCTTGGCGGTGGTAGTAACGTATTGCTATCCAAAGATTTTAATGGCCTGGTGATTAAAAACAGTATTGATGGCAAGGAGGTGGTTCACGAAACGGATGATTTCGTACTTGTAAAAGTTGGTGCCGGGGAAAACTGGCATAGCTTTGTACTATATGCACTGGAAAACGATTGGGGTGGCATAGAAAATCTTTCTCTTATACCCGGAACCGTAGGTGCAGCTCCCATGCAAAATATAGGTGCGTACGGTGTAGAAATAAAAGAGGTATTTGAAAATTTGCAGGCGGTAAACATCAGTTCCGGCGAGGTTGAAAAGTTCAATAAAGAAGCCTGCCGTTTTGGATATCGTGAAAGTATCTTTAAAAATAAAGTTAAAGGGCAGTACATCATAACACATGTTACCCTGAGGTTGACTAAGAAAAACCATCAAATCAACACTTCTTACGGCGCTATTTCAGAAACTCTGGAAGAAATTAAGGTGAAAAAGCCTTCCATTCAGGATGTCAGCCGTGCAGTAATTAAAATAAGACAAAGTAAGCTACCCGACCCTGCAAAAATTGGTAATGCCGGCAGCTTCTTTAAAAACCCGAGTGTCGATCGTATTCAGTACGAAGAACTAAAAACAGAATATCCGGAAATACCCGGATACGATCTGCCTGACAACTGCGTGAAAGTGCCCGCCGGTTGGCTTATTGAACACTGCGGTTGGAAAGGGGTAACCCGTGGCAATATAGGGGTACATAAAAACCAGGCCCTGGTACTGGTCAATTATGGTGGAGGTAAAGGGGACGAGCTCAGGCAACTTGCTGAAGAGATCAGGTTATCAGTTATCAAAAAATTTGGTATTGAGCTTAATGCTGAAGTGAATATTATCTGACTCCTCCAAATCATCGGCATGATCAGGTAAGGGCGGTAGCGTGAGCAATATTGCCATGATATCTCTCCACCTGAACGCCAAATTTTGTCAGGAAGTCAACCCCTTCATCACTTGCTATGCCCTTATATTCTGCATATGAATTGAGGTAAATCACTTTGCTCACTCCCATGGTGAATATTATTCTCGCACATGCCAGGCAAGGTGCGAGTGTAACGTACAAGGTGGCTCCGTTTACTTCAGTCTTATTCTTAACGGCATAAAGCAATGCATTTTGCTCGGCATGTATAGCCAGCGAGCAGCCGCCCTTTGAGTCTCGCGGGCAGCCCTGATCCGGCCACTGCTCATCGCAATTATGTGTGCCGGCCGGTGGCCCGTTGTAACCAATGGAAATAATGCGCGTGTCTTTGGCCAAAACGGCTCCAACATGTCTTTTTATGCAATGAGACTTTTTGGCCAGATTAACAGCCAGTTCCATAAAAATATCATCGAATTCCGGACGCTCCATGTGGGTCTATCGTTTACTTTGTGCGGTACAATATTTGTTCAGAAGTT
This region of Fulvivirga ulvae genomic DNA includes:
- the katG gene encoding catalase/peroxidase HPI — encoded protein: MTACQEKPTQEVEKVAEVDGKSGATKKSRSNMNANSNSDWWPNQLNLSILRQNSSLSDPMEEDFNYIEAFNSLPYDSVKSDIRKVLTDSQDWWPADFGHYGGLFIRMAWHSAGTYRSADGRGGSRAGQQRFAPLNSWPDNANLDKARRLIWPVKQKYGNKISWADLMVLTGNVALEDMGFKTFGFAGGREDVWEPEIDVYWGAEGKWLADSERYSGDRELENPLAAVQMGLIYVNPEGPNGNPDPLLAAEDIRATFGRMGMNDEETVALIAGGHTLGKAHGAGPASNVGAEPEAAGIEEQGFGWKSKYKSGKGADAITSGLEVTWTATPTKWSHMFFFSLFENEWELTKSPAGGHQWVAKGEPKMMVPDAYEQGKTHKPTMFTTDLSLRMDPGFEKISRKFYENPELFNDAFARAWFKLTHRDMGPKTTYLGPESPTEDLIWQDPIPAVNHELINSKDIANLKSQILNSDLSISEMVTTAWASASTYRGSDRRGGANGARIRLAPQKDWEVNNPEQLAKVLGVLENIQKDFNAKSGSKKVSMADLIVLAGTAGVEKAAANAGYSVKVPFIPGRMDATQEQTDIESFNLLEPMADGFRNYLKTRYTISTEELLIDKAQLLTLTAPEMTVLVGGMRAMGANYDGSKHGIFSEKKEALTNDFFVNLLDMSTEWSAVDDTKEKFEGKDRKTGEVKYTATRADLIFGSNSELRALAEVYASTDAKEKFVHDFVAAWDKVMKLDRFDLIYPQN
- a CDS encoding Gmad2 immunoglobulin-like domain-containing protein — its product is MRKYLMLVIGLLHIYACDVATQQTNSEQSGLNAPDSQTLKLSEGGQVVDRTYDWQSYKNNHYRISVEYPEQWRVIESTQNPDIPVINIYSKEFDNGFKLPLMIHEDARVSHLSFYPKGLGVDGPAGATISLSDAENNLPIPFQLDSSETKAYQLNDGEVWGYYLKPEKMPKKNWTADGFIFVQVQISDHQLKCFDKSGREKPINQCNTLGGNDRMVRYGKVDEGDLQLIKQMLRTLKFVDTGKPVKPLADLIKVENISKNDTVRPPVVIKGKARGPWFFEGQFPVEVANANHKTIAKDIAKAEGKWMTSEWVNFEVTLDFAVNTESQQGYITLRRSNASGKAELDRSFTLPVIIDGQ
- a CDS encoding 5' nucleotidase, NT5C type, which translates into the protein MPEIKKSIAIDMDHVIADIEHQMIEWYHKKHGVLVQRESMKGVPEGEAFPERDKLRQLLFEPGFFRTARVIPGAQEAVEKLWNDFDVYIVSAAMEFPQSLYEKYEWLKEHFPFIGWKNIIFCGDKSVVDTDFMIDDHLKNLNYCKGRGILYTSGHNMTVDYDVRVNDWDEAVQYLYANSY
- a CDS encoding MFS transporter, which codes for MPPIRRSRIAISLIFFCYGLCFASWASRIPTIQHVLNLSEAELGGILFALPVGSLVSLPLSGFLVARFGSRRVVMAAALTYGLSLICIGLSYNVVLLIAALFIFGLIGNMLNISVNTQAVGVESAYNRNIMAKFHGMWSLAGFAGAGTGALMIALSIPPAIHYIIIAAAIVGVLLYSFRYLLHADVNTDTDKPLFSLPDRSLMVLGVIAFFSMMCEGAMFDWSGVYFKKIIAVEENWIGIGYTAFMISMAGTRFVADTLVHRHGLKKVLVVSGSLTAFGLLVVVFLPYFISAIIGFFIVGIGVSSVVPLVFSVAGKSRTQSPGVALASVSTLGFFGFLIGPPIIGLIAGASDLRISFVFLAVIGATVAILSARGVR
- a CDS encoding DUF1028 domain-containing protein; the protein is MLKLITSLLLLFMVRPVASQLYLQKEPFAHTYSIVARDPDTGEMAVGVQSHWFSVGTAVSWGEAGVGVIATQSFVNKSFGIRGLELLKNGKTAEQALKILLKSDEGREVRQVAIMDARGNVATHTGENCIKYAGHQQGDNYSVQANMMLNKDVWPAMAAAFEKSRKLPLAERVLIALEAGEEAGGDIRGRQSAALLVVKGKPEENPWNDPMIDLRVDDNEEPLVELKRLLKIYRAYEHMNKGDLAVEVGDMSLALQEYGKAESMFPENLEMQYWKAVALANNDRLEEALPIFKRIFRENENWRELTERLPEAGLLDLKKRELKKVLKLK
- a CDS encoding DeoR/GlpR family DNA-binding transcription regulator, which gives rise to MLKEERFKYILNRLNTENKVLLNQLSDELNVSTDTIRRDIKELDDQGLLKAVRGGAIPHSPVPHNFRDRIGYNSESKQIIAQKALPLLHNGQVVIFDGGTSALAVASILPEDLKITVITNSFPIVTMLEDHKNAEVLFAGGRLFKRSFVTTGHETLRFFKNIRADLCLLGICSIHSSLGVTTPDFEESEVKKVMINNSQEVIALSSIEKLETVEPYYICPTDDIGTIITNQPDEPKLKPYIGAGVKIF
- a CDS encoding sodium:solute symporter family protein gives rise to the protein MELALLDYIIIAAFFLLSLAVGLKFRKQAGKDISSFFLGGRNLPWYIAGISMVATTFAADTPLAVTELVAQNGIAGNWLWWNMLAGGMLTTFFFAKYWRRAEVLTDIEFIEMRYSGKPASFLRGFRALYFGVFMNVLIIGWVNVALMSLLKVFFDIPENQLLWYVAGAMVIVVIYSAMSGLLGVAFTDVIQFVIAMTGSIILAFLVLNSDRIGGMDGLKANLPEGTLDFFPHVGSQGSGSMLALGLGSFLAFIGFQWWASWYPGAEPGGGGYIAQRMMSTKTEKDAVYSTLFFQIAHYCIRPWPWIIVALCAMLLYPELSAADSKLGYVMAMKEFLPTGLKGLLLVAFFAAYMSTISTQLNWGTSYLINDFYKRFINPEAQQKQFVQASRLGTLLLMLIALFVTSLIGTISGVWAFIIECGAGLGLVMILRWYWWRINAWSEIVATVAPFVAYGLAKFVFVQFDEAWGKGIGEDPRSFFFTIAFTTVAWIIATYTTKPTDETHLRKFFDKIRPDGNWAPFRESVNRSRLIKLGICWFSAIVMAYSALFLTGSFIFKAWNEGLMYTGVFVVSLLVLRFAAGKVHIFSDRTE